Within the Roseicitreum antarcticum genome, the region GCGCGACCTCAACGCCTATTGCGCCGCCGGCATCCGGACCGAGCATGAGGCGACAACCGCGGAGGAGGCGCGCGAAAAGCTGCAAAAAGGGTTGCGCATCCTGGTCCGCGAAGGCTCGGTCTCGAAGGACATGCTGGCGCTGGCACCGCTGCTGACCCCGGTGACCGCGCCCTATATGTGCCTGTGCACCGATGACCGTAACCCGCTGGACATCGCCGAACACGGGCATCTGGACTACATGATCCGCACGCTGATCGCGCGAGGATGCGACCCGTTGGCCGTCTACCGCGCGGCCAGCCTTTCAGCGGCCGAGGCGTTCGGGCTGAAGGACCGCGGGCAGATCGCACCGGGCAAGCGCGCCGATATCGTGGTGCTGGACGATCTGGCCACCTGCCGGGCCGAGATGGTGTTTTGCGGCGGCGTGCTGGCGGATGACGCGGCTTTTGGCGCGCGCGACATCATCGCACCCGTGGCGCGCGGGTCGGCCAAGGCGCGCAAGGTCAGCGCACAAGACTTCCGCTATACGCGCGCCAGCGACCCGACGCCGGTCATCGGCATCTGGCCCGGCAAGATCCTGACCGAACACCAGTCCGAAACCATCGTTGCCACCGACGGCGACCAGCGCCCCGACCCTGCCCGCGATCTGGCGCGGATCGCGGTGGTCGAGCGGCATGGCAAAAACGGCAATATCGCCAATGGATTCGTGCGCGGTTTCGGGGTGCAGGCCGGGGCAATCGCCTCGACCGTCTGCCATGACCACCACAATATCGCCGTGGTCGGGATGGATTACGCCGACATGGCGCTGGCGGTGAACCGGCTGGGCGCGATCGAGGGCGGGTTTGTCGTGGTGCGCGATGGCGAAGTGCTGGCCGAACTGCCGCTGCCGGTCGCTGGCCTGATGAGCCTGGAACCGTTCGAGGCGGTGCATCAAAGCCTGACGGCGTTGCGCAAGGCGGCGCAAAGCCTGGGCGTGACACTGGAAGAGCCGTTCTTGCAACTGGCCTTTCTGGCGCTGCCGGTGATCCCGCACCTGAAGATCACCGACCATGGCATGGTGGATGTGGACAAGTTCGCGGTGATCTGAGGCCGCGAATGGGCCACGGCGCGGCATGACACCGGGCCGTGGGGCGCGGCTACAGCCGCACGGCATGACACCGGCGTGGGGCGCGGCTACAGCCGCACGCCCTGCCTCCCCGCCAGATCGGTGAAGAACTGCCAGGCCACCCGGCCAGAGCGCGCGCCGCGCGTCGCCTGCCATTCAATCGCCTCGGCCCGCAGTTGGGCGGCGTCCATCGTCACGCCGTAGGCGGCGCAATAGCCGTCGATCATCGCCAGATATTCGTCCTGGCTGCAGGGATGAAAGCCCAGCCATAGGCCGAAACGATCCGACAGCGACACCTTTTCCTCGACCGCCTCGGACGGGGAAATTGCGCTGGAGCGCTCATTCTCGATCATGTCGCGCGGCATCAGGTGACGGCGGTTCGATGTGGCGTAAAGCACCACATTGTCGGGCCGCCCCTCGACCCCGCCATCCAGCACGGCCTTCAGGGATTTGTAATGTTCGTCATCATGGCTGAACGACAGATCATCGCAAAACAGGATGTAGCGCGCATCGGACCGGCGCAGATGCGACAGCAGACGCCCGACGCTGGGCAGGTCTTCGCGCTGCAATTCAACCAGTTTCAGGCGGCTGTCAGGCAGTTGGCGCAAGACTTCGGCGTGAACTGCCTTGACCAGCGACGATTTGCCCATGCCGCGCGCGCCCCACAACAGCGCGTTGTTCGCGGGCATGCCGCGCGCGAATTGCAGCGCATTGTCCAGAAGCGTATCGCGCGACCGGTTGATGCCCACCAGCAGGTCCATGGCGACGCGGTTGACGCGGCGCACCGGGTCCAGCCGGTCCGGCGCGGTGTGCCACACGAAGGCTTCGGCGGCGGTGAAATCGGGCGTCGGGGCGGGTGGCGGGCTGATGCGTTCCAACGCCTCGGCGATGCGGATCAGCGTGGGGTCGGCGATGGTGTCCTTCATGCGTCGGCCTCGTCGTCTTCATCATCCAGCAGCCCGGCTTCGCGCAACTCTCGGTTGCGTTTGCGTTCGACGAGCGCCACGAGGATGATCGAGACCTCATAAAGGCTGTAGACGGCGCAAAACAGGATCAACTGGGTGAACACATCCGGCGGCGTGACCAGTGCGGCCATGGTCAGAATGCCCACAATCGCCCATTTCCGCCCGGCGCGCAGGCCCTGTGCCGACACCAGCCCCGCCTTGCCCATCAGCGTCAGAAGCACCGGAAGCTGGAAGCAAAGGCCAAAAGCGAAGATGAATTTCAGCGACAAATCAAGGGATTCACGGACGGACCCAAGGAAGATGGTGCGCAAATCGCTGTTCTCGGCGACGGCGGCTGCCTCATCCAGACCGTCGCCCGTCAGCACTGCGGCCAGCGCGGGGATGGCATCCGAAAAGCCGATGAAAAAGCTCATCGCCAGCGGCGTGACGATGTAATGCGCAAAGGCCGCGCCCAGAAGAAACAGCAGGGGCGAGGCGACGATGAAGGGCAGAAAGGCGTTCTTTTCGCTGCGGTACAGTCCCGGCGCCACGAAGCGCCACAACTGATGCGCGATCACCGGGAAGGACAGCGCGAAGCCGCCGACGACCGAAATCCGGATCAGGACGAAGAATTTCTCCTGCGGCGCGGTGAAGATCAGGCGCGGGTCTTCGCCGCGCCCGCGCAGCACATCGACGATGGGCCCGGCGAGGAAATCGAGGATCGGTTCCGCGACAGTGAAGCACAGCACCATGGCGATCACGAAGGCCAGAACGGCCTTGATGAGCCGGTTGCGCAGTTCGGCCAGGTGTTCGATCAGGGGCGCGCTGTTGTCTTCGATGTCATCCGTGCTCATGCGTCATGCGTCCCTGATCGGTCTTTGGTCTTGGCGGTTTTGGTGGTCTTGGCGGTTGCGGGTCTTGGGGTCGCGGTTTTGGCGGTCGCGGTTTTGCTGGTGACGGGTTTGGCAGTCGCGCTTTTCGGCGTCGCGGGCTTCTTCGCGGGTGCCTTGGTGGTGGTTTTCTCGGCCTTCGGCTTTGCCGCCTTGGCGTCGGCGGCCTTGGCGTCGGCGGCCTTCGGCTTCGGTGTTCTTGCTTTCGCGGTCTTTGGCTTGCTGACGGCGGGTTGCGGCGTTGCCGGGGCGTCTGCGGGGGGTGCTGTGACTGGTTCGACGGCGGATGCGGCGGGCGGAGTGTCAGCGCGGACGGCGCTGGATGCCGACGCGCGCGCTGTTGCAGGCGCGGATTGCGTCGGGGGCGGCGACAGATCGGCGGAGTCGATCTCATCGGCCGCGGCCTCTTCGGCAACCGAGGGGGCGGGCGATTGCGCGGGGGGGACCTTCGCATCAGCCCGCGAGGCGGCGCGCATCGCGGGCTTCCAGGGCTTGCCTTTGGCGATGTCGCGGAAGTCTTCCAACCCCATGTCCTTGCCCGAGGCCACGTCGCGGAATTCTCGCGCGGCATCTTGAACGCCGGATTCCTTCGCGGCATCTTCCATCGCGTTCTGGAATTCGCGCGCCATGCCGCGCGCTTTGCCCACGATCTGGCCGAAGGTGTGGAACATGCGCGGCAGGTCTTTTGGGCCGACCACGATCAACGCGACGACGCCCACGATCAGCAGTTCGCTCCAGCCGATATCAAGCATGGATCAGGTCCTTAACAATCATTTCAAAGCCGCGCCCGGCGCCATGGCGATTACAGCGTCGGCCGATCACAGAGCCAAGCCGACCACAGCGCCGGCCGATCACAGCGTCGGCCGATCACAATGCCTGTGCGGCACCGGCGCGGGGCGGACGCAGGTTTTGTCCTCAGCCTTTGTCTTTTTCGGGCTGGGGCGTCACGTCGCGGGGGGTCTTGCTGTCTTCCTCGGCGGTGTTTTCGATCCCATCGGTGGTGTCCTTGACGCCGCGTTTGAAGGCGGTGATGCCCTTGCCGACCTCGCCCATGAGCGAGCTGATCTTGCCGCGCCCGAACAGCACCAGCACCACAACCGCCAGAATCAGAATGCCCGGAAGGCCGATATTGTTCAGCATTTTCTGTCTTCTCCCTCTTTGCCGCGCGGCCCGTGTGGGGTCCGGCACGTCGATCTATCGGGCGCGCCTGACCGCGCGCCCCCATGTGGACGTTTTATGAAGTCTTGCGCGGCAGTCAAAGCCCCAAACCGCTGGCCAATGCAGTCTGCTGACAGTATTTTGTCAGTTGCGCATTCGTGCAAGACGGAGACGCGGGCCGAAGGGGGCAGCCGATGAAACGCGACGAAAGGCTTTATGCGCTGGTGCAGATCCTGCGCGACGGCAAATTGCGCACCGCGCAGGAACTGGCGCGGGCGATGGGGGTGTCCACCCGCACCATCTGGCGCGACATGGCGATCATGGCGCAGACCGGCCTGCCGATAGAGGGCGAGCGTGGTCTGGGTTATGTCTTGCGCGCGCCGCTGGTGCTGCCGCCGGTGATGCTGACGGCGGATGAGCTGGCGGCGCTGATGGGTGCGCTGGGTGCGGTGGCCGAGGATGACGCCCATCCGCAGGCCCGCCCGGCGCGCAGCCTTCTGAACAAGGTGCTGGTGCTGTTGCCACAGGCGGGTGTCGCGCCGGAGTGACGCGCGCGCGACATGGGTTACGCCGGAACAGGCGCGCGCAGTATGTTGCCCGCCCGCATCAGGCGCGCCCAAACCGGCGCGCCCGCGCAACCGCTTTACAGCGTGGCGTTTACTTTACAGCGTGGCGTTGACCGCGCCGCCGTCCAGCAAGATGTTCTGCCCCACGATGAAGCCCGCATGCACCGAGCACAGGAAGGCGCAGGCCGCGCCGAATTCCGCCGCCGTGCCGTAGCGCCCGGCGGGAATGGTGGCCTGACGGTTTTCCCGCGCCTGCTCGATCGTGATGTTCTGCGCCTTTGCCACGCCGCCATCGAGCGATTCCGCCCGGTCGGTGGCATGGATGCCCGGCAGAAGGTTGTTGATCGTCACCCCCTGCCCCGCCACTTGCCGCGAGGTGCCCGCTACAAAGCCGGTCAGCCCGGCGCGCGCGCTGTTTGACAGGCCCAGCACGGGAATGGGCGATTTCACCGATTGCGAGGTAATGTTGACCACCCGGCCCCAGCCGCGTTCCATCATGCCCGGCACCAGCGCCTGGATCAGCGCGACGGGCGTCAGCATGTTGGCATCGAGCGCGGCGATGAAGGCATCGCGGTTCCAGTCCTGCCAGCTGCCCGGCGGCGGGCCGCCTGCATTGGTAACCAGAATATCGACCGACCCTGCGGCCTCCAGCACGCGGGCGCGGCCATCGGGCGTGGTAATGTCGGCAGCGACCGTGGTGACGGTGACACCGTAGGTGCTGCGGATATGGGCGGCGGTTGCCTCCAACGCTTCAGCGCCGCGCGCGTTCAGAATCAGCTCTGCGCCTGCTTCGGCCAGCGCCTCGGCGCAGCCCCGGCCCAGCCCCTTGCTCGATGCGCAGACCAGCGCGCGTTTGCCCTTGATGCCCAGTTCCATGATCGTTCTCTCCCCCGGATGAAGTTGTTGTTTTGCGTTTAGCATCCGGGCGGGCAAAGGGAAAGCGGCGGGGCTTCGGTGTTTCTTGTGGTCGGTACCGAAGTGACCTAGCATATCAGGCTATTCCCGCCCTGCGAAGGACCGCTTGATGCCCGCCATTCCCGGATACGCCGCGCAGGTGTTTCGCGCGCAGGATTTCACCGTCGTGACCGGCGCGAACATGGGCGACGGGTTATCGGCGCCCGATACGTTGTGCCCCGGCGACATCTATCAACTGGCGGGACATGCACAGCCCCTGACCCTGTTGCTGCGCCGCGAGGGGGCGGCACCGCAGGACGCGCCGCGCGTGGCGGCGGGGTCCGGCATCGGGGCCGAGGGCGACCCGGTCGAGGTGCTGGGAGAAATGACGCTGATGGCGCAGGACGGCGACCAGATCGGCATCGCGGTGATCCGTGCGGGTGGTGCGATCCACGCCATGCCGCTGACACCGCTGCGCCGCGCGATGGAATACACGCTGATCCGCTGCGCGCCTGCGCAAGACAGCCTGCGGCTGACCGATCTGGCCTGCGCGTCCTTCGTGCGCGGCACGATGATTGCGCGGGCCGACGGGACGCAGGCCGAGATCAGCACGCTGGCCCCCGGCGACCTGATCCTGACGCGGGACCACGGGCCGCAGCCGCTGCGCTGGATCGGGCGGGCGACATTGCGCGCGTATGGCAGTTTCGCGCCGGTGGTGATCGGCGCGGGGGTGCTGGGCAACCGTGGGCCGCTGTCGGTCAGCCAGCATCACCGGATGTTCCTGTATCAGCGCGGGAGTTTCGCGGGCGGCACCCCCCGGGGCAGTCTGCGCGGCAATCTGCGCGGCGGAGCGACCCCCGCAGGCACCCGGCTGGGCACCTCGGCGCTGGGTGCCGCGCGGCCGGGCGGGCAAGCGGTCAACGAAGGGCAGACGGTCAACGAAGGGCAGACGGGCGGGCAAGGTGCCCCCCACGAAAGCACGTCCTCCGGCATACCCCTGACCAGCTCACCCCTTACCGGCAAACCCCTGACCGGCACACAATCCGCTGGCGCACAATCCGCTGGCGCACGTGCCCGTGGTGGCACCCCCGATGACCGGGTCCGCCTTGCGCCGCGCGCCGAGGTGCTGTTGCAGGCGCGCTATCTGGTGGATGGCGACCGCGTTACCCTGCGCACGGGCGGCTTTGTCGATTACGTCAGTCTGGTGTTTGACCGGCATGAGATCATCTATGCCGGGGGCATCCCCGTGGAAAGCCTGCTGGTGTCCGAGGCGACAGTGACCCGCCTGCCCGATGCGCTGGCCGAAGACCTGATGCGCCACGCCCCCGGGCTGGAACAGCGCCAGCACATCGGGGACGAGCCTGACATGATCAGCCCCACCTTGCTGGCGCAGATCTTCCTGGCGCGCGGGCAGGCTGAATAGGGGCCGCGCGCGACATCCATTGGCAGCATCGTGGCCCGCGCATGCGGGGTTTCCGCCAATGGCCGCCGGACCCGGCACATGGGATTTGCGGCGGGCACGAAAACCTGCCACGATATTGACAGGCTGCGCTGCCTGACCCGGGACAGTGGCACAGCACGAAATGCAGATTTCCGCCCGGGACCCATGTTTGCCGCAAAAGGGGCCAGATGCGCACGATCATCGCTGCAACCGATCTTTCGGCACGCTCGGCGCAGGTACTGGGCCGGGCAGTCAGCCTGGCCCGGGCAATGGCAACGGGCCCGGGTGGCCGGCCACAGGCCGCACCGCGCATCATCTTGGTGCATGTGATCGAGCCTGCGGGCTTCTCGCCCCGCCGGGCGTTGGGCATGAAGGGCCGCGAGGGTACCGACGGCGGCGCGCTGGCCGATCTCGAATCGCTGGCAGCGCCATTCCGCGCCGGGACGTCAGGAGGGAACGGCGTCGATATCGCAGGCGCGCAGGGCGAAGCGCCCCCCGGGGCTGGCGCATCGCAAGGCACCACCTTGGAGCATGCGATTGCCCCCAGCCCAGACCAAGGCCCAAACCCCAGCTCCAACCCCGGACCCCAAATTGCGTGCCGCGTTGCAAAGGGCACGCCCGAAGACGTGCTGTCGGCGCTGGTGGCGGAACTGGGCGCGGACCTACTGATCCTGGGCCTGCACCGCGAGCGGCGCGTGCTCGACACGCTGCGGCTGTCGACGATGGAGCGGATATTGCTGGGCAGCGATTGCCCCGTGCTGATCGCGCATCAGCCGCCGACGCAGGCCTATGCGACGGTGCTGGGCGCGGTGGATTTCGGCCCGGCCTCGGCCCGGGCATTGGTGGTGGCGGGGCAGATTGCACCCGGCGCGCGCTTCCATGCCATCCACGCGCTGCACCAGCCGCTGCGCGACAAGTTCAGCCCCGGCGACCCTGATGATACCACCGGCATGATCCAGGCCGCGATGCTGCGCAAGGCGTTCTGCGAGACGCCGGGCCTGCCCGCGGCACTGGACACGCCCGAGATCATCCCCGGCGGCCTCTATGAGGTGCTGATGTTCCGGCTGGACGAACTGCGCCCCGACCTTCTGGCCATCGGCACACAGTCCAACCGGATCGAAGGCGCGCTGGGGCATTACGCCCGCGACCTGATGCGCGCCCCGCCCACAGATATGCTGATCGCCCGGCCGGGCTGAGATGGGTCTGTCCAAGGGGGGGTAGCCTTGTCAGGCGCTTGGCCCCGAAAGATGTGCCGGGCGCTGCACAGGCGTGATCCGGCACTTTGCCGACATCGGGGGATGACACCTTTGCGGCCATGTCCCGGCGTTGGGGCATGGAGAATGGACAGCGCTTTTGCGCGCCGTGACGGGAGGCCGGGAAGCGTGGTGGGTATGGGTCCGTCGCAGCGTTGGACTTCGCCGCAGCATTGGCCACCCCGTGCGACACTGGCGGGAGCCGTGGCAATGGCCCTCTGCATGATACTGGCCCTCTGAATGATACTGGCCCTTTGCTGGATGCTGGCCCCGCGCAACGCAGAGCCCCTGCCGCGACACTGGCCTTCGCCCTTTGTCGGTCCCCCGTCGCGACGCACCCCGGCGCATCGCTGCATTGAGGGTTTGATCCCGGCGCGATCCGCGATATAGCGCTACCATCCCCCTCCACAGCCCCAGAGGACCGCCATGACACCGACCGACCAAAGCCAGCGCACCGCCGCCATCTGCCGCCTTGCCCCTGTCGTGCCCGTGCTGGTGATCGACGATCTGGCCCATGCCCGCCCGCTTGCCGAGGCGCTGGTGGCAGGCGGCTTGCCCGCGCTGGAAGTCACGCTGCGCACGCCCTGCGCG harbors:
- a CDS encoding Hint domain-containing protein — its product is MPAIPGYAAQVFRAQDFTVVTGANMGDGLSAPDTLCPGDIYQLAGHAQPLTLLLRREGAAPQDAPRVAAGSGIGAEGDPVEVLGEMTLMAQDGDQIGIAVIRAGGAIHAMPLTPLRRAMEYTLIRCAPAQDSLRLTDLACASFVRGTMIARADGTQAEISTLAPGDLILTRDHGPQPLRWIGRATLRAYGSFAPVVIGAGVLGNRGPLSVSQHHRMFLYQRGSFAGGTPRGSLRGNLRGGATPAGTRLGTSALGAARPGGQAVNEGQTVNEGQTGGQGAPHESTSSGIPLTSSPLTGKPLTGTQSAGAQSAGARARGGTPDDRVRLAPRAEVLLQARYLVDGDRVTLRTGGFVDYVSLVFDRHEIIYAGGIPVESLLVSEATVTRLPDALAEDLMRHAPGLEQRQHIGDEPDMISPTLLAQIFLARGQAE
- a CDS encoding SDR family oxidoreductase, with protein sequence MELGIKGKRALVCASSKGLGRGCAEALAEAGAELILNARGAEALEATAAHIRSTYGVTVTTVAADITTPDGRARVLEAAGSVDILVTNAGGPPPGSWQDWNRDAFIAALDANMLTPVALIQALVPGMMERGWGRVVNITSQSVKSPIPVLGLSNSARAGLTGFVAGTSRQVAGQGVTINNLLPGIHATDRAESLDGGVAKAQNITIEQARENRQATIPAGRYGTAAEFGAACAFLCSVHAGFIVGQNILLDGGAVNATL
- a CDS encoding ATP-binding protein; protein product: MKDTIADPTLIRIAEALERISPPPAPTPDFTAAEAFVWHTAPDRLDPVRRVNRVAMDLLVGINRSRDTLLDNALQFARGMPANNALLWGARGMGKSSLVKAVHAEVLRQLPDSRLKLVELQREDLPSVGRLLSHLRRSDARYILFCDDLSFSHDDEHYKSLKAVLDGGVEGRPDNVVLYATSNRRHLMPRDMIENERSSAISPSEAVEEKVSLSDRFGLWLGFHPCSQDEYLAMIDGYCAAYGVTMDAAQLRAEAIEWQATRGARSGRVAWQFFTDLAGRQGVRL
- the tatC gene encoding twin-arginine translocase subunit TatC gives rise to the protein MSTDDIEDNSAPLIEHLAELRNRLIKAVLAFVIAMVLCFTVAEPILDFLAGPIVDVLRGRGEDPRLIFTAPQEKFFVLIRISVVGGFALSFPVIAHQLWRFVAPGLYRSEKNAFLPFIVASPLLFLLGAAFAHYIVTPLAMSFFIGFSDAIPALAAVLTGDGLDEAAAVAENSDLRTIFLGSVRESLDLSLKFIFAFGLCFQLPVLLTLMGKAGLVSAQGLRAGRKWAIVGILTMAALVTPPDVFTQLILFCAVYSLYEVSIILVALVERKRNRELREAGLLDDEDDEADA
- a CDS encoding twin-arginine translocase TatA/TatE family subunit — encoded protein: MLNNIGLPGILILAVVVLVLFGRGKISSLMGEVGKGITAFKRGVKDTTDGIENTAEEDSKTPRDVTPQPEKDKG
- the tatB gene encoding Sec-independent protein translocase protein TatB, giving the protein MLDIGWSELLIVGVVALIVVGPKDLPRMFHTFGQIVGKARGMAREFQNAMEDAAKESGVQDAAREFRDVASGKDMGLEDFRDIAKGKPWKPAMRAASRADAKVPPAQSPAPSVAEEAAADEIDSADLSPPPTQSAPATARASASSAVRADTPPAASAVEPVTAPPADAPATPQPAVSKPKTAKARTPKPKAADAKAADAKAAKPKAEKTTTKAPAKKPATPKSATAKPVTSKTATAKTATPRPATAKTTKTAKTKDRSGTHDA
- the ade gene encoding adenine deaminase; its protein translation is MTLETRIAQGRGDLPADLILRGGSVLCLVTGARITGDVAICGDTIVGIGAAYEGTRVIDVTGKILVPGFIDTHLHIESSLVTPFEFDRCVAPRGVTTAICDPHEIANVAGLEGIGYFLDASSRTVMDIRVNLSSCVPSTHMETAGAALSAADLAPLADHPRVIGLAEFMNYPGVIHRDPGCMEKLHLFAGRHIDGHAPLLRGRDLNAYCAAGIRTEHEATTAEEAREKLQKGLRILVREGSVSKDMLALAPLLTPVTAPYMCLCTDDRNPLDIAEHGHLDYMIRTLIARGCDPLAVYRAASLSAAEAFGLKDRGQIAPGKRADIVVLDDLATCRAEMVFCGGVLADDAAFGARDIIAPVARGSAKARKVSAQDFRYTRASDPTPVIGIWPGKILTEHQSETIVATDGDQRPDPARDLARIAVVERHGKNGNIANGFVRGFGVQAGAIASTVCHDHHNIAVVGMDYADMALAVNRLGAIEGGFVVVRDGEVLAELPLPVAGLMSLEPFEAVHQSLTALRKAAQSLGVTLEEPFLQLAFLALPVIPHLKITDHGMVDVDKFAVI
- a CDS encoding helix-turn-helix transcriptional regulator, with the translated sequence MKRDERLYALVQILRDGKLRTAQELARAMGVSTRTIWRDMAIMAQTGLPIEGERGLGYVLRAPLVLPPVMLTADELAALMGALGAVAEDDAHPQARPARSLLNKVLVLLPQAGVAPE
- a CDS encoding universal stress protein, which gives rise to MRTIIAATDLSARSAQVLGRAVSLARAMATGPGGRPQAAPRIILVHVIEPAGFSPRRALGMKGREGTDGGALADLESLAAPFRAGTSGGNGVDIAGAQGEAPPGAGASQGTTLEHAIAPSPDQGPNPSSNPGPQIACRVAKGTPEDVLSALVAELGADLLILGLHRERRVLDTLRLSTMERILLGSDCPVLIAHQPPTQAYATVLGAVDFGPASARALVVAGQIAPGARFHAIHALHQPLRDKFSPGDPDDTTGMIQAAMLRKAFCETPGLPAALDTPEIIPGGLYEVLMFRLDELRPDLLAIGTQSNRIEGALGHYARDLMRAPPTDMLIARPG